In one Spirosoma rigui genomic region, the following are encoded:
- a CDS encoding TonB-dependent receptor yields the protein MRQALALPFLIGALLIPFLLSAQNTPIINATVSGRVVDARTSTSLVGATVVIKGTTNGGSTNQNGQFNLITGQKLPFIVVVSFVGYQTQEVLISEPDVEIRLSDGENQLADVVITSRRRQESAQDVPIPISVVSGVRAEDAGAFNVNRLKELVPSVQLYSSNARNTTLNIRGLGSSFGLTNDGIDPGVGFYVDGVYYARPAATSLDFIDIEQVEVLRGPQGTLFGKNTTAGAFNITTRAPSFQPGASFETSYGNLNYMQAKASITGPLSKKLAARASFSATQRDGTIYNITTLKPTNTLNNLGYRGQLLYTPSDNVSITIAGDNTRQRPDGYATVVAGVVTTKRAAYRQFNNIIADLGYKLPSTNPFDRVTDSDTPWRSNNDFGGVSVNMDAKIGNGKLTSTTAWRYWIWDPSNDRDFTGLPVLTKSQGNSRHKQWTQEVRYAGQFSSRLSGVVGVFLIDQNLRSDPVQTEESGSAQWRFSQSSTSALWKTPGLLDGFGTKTTSRLKTLGAAVFGQLDWAITDKLHVLPGIRFNYDKKDVDYKRETYGGLQTTDPALIALKNSVYTNQAFAFGVEENNFSGQLTLAYKASKQLNAYVTYANSYKPVGVNLGGLPTANGAVLIDLARVKPEYVTNVEVGVKTRPTPGSTFNVTVYNTDIRDYQTQVQTAEVGVNRGYLANAEKVRVSGVEVDGGLRVSNNFSLNGAISYTDGKYVSFKNAPVPLEETGGESAFKDISGGRLPGISKWAGSLGGEVSGAGKLLSQGGRYFLAVDGYYRSSFSSSASPSAFLNIDGYALVNARLGFRASNGVSILLWSRNLTNKNYFEQLLPAAGNAGQYAAVLGDPRTYGTTLRYSF from the coding sequence ATGAGACAAGCTTTAGCATTACCATTTTTGATAGGGGCTTTACTGATCCCCTTCCTTCTATCCGCTCAGAATACCCCGATCATCAATGCGACCGTATCCGGCAGAGTGGTTGACGCCCGCACCAGTACTAGCCTGGTAGGCGCTACGGTTGTCATCAAAGGAACGACCAACGGCGGCTCAACCAATCAGAACGGACAGTTCAATCTTATTACCGGTCAGAAACTTCCCTTTATCGTTGTCGTTTCTTTCGTAGGGTATCAAACCCAGGAAGTGCTCATTAGCGAGCCCGACGTGGAAATCAGGCTGTCCGATGGTGAAAACCAGTTAGCCGACGTAGTGATTACGTCGAGACGACGCCAGGAGTCAGCGCAGGATGTTCCTATCCCCATCTCGGTCGTGAGTGGCGTTCGGGCCGAAGACGCGGGTGCGTTCAACGTGAACCGGTTAAAAGAACTGGTGCCAAGCGTTCAGCTCTACTCGTCAAACGCCCGCAATACAACCCTCAATATTCGGGGATTGGGTTCGAGCTTTGGCTTGACCAACGACGGTATCGATCCGGGCGTCGGATTTTACGTTGATGGTGTGTACTACGCCCGTCCGGCAGCTACCTCGCTCGATTTCATCGACATCGAACAGGTGGAGGTACTGCGTGGGCCGCAGGGAACGCTTTTTGGCAAGAACACCACAGCGGGTGCGTTTAACATCACTACCCGCGCCCCGAGTTTTCAACCCGGTGCCAGTTTCGAGACGAGCTACGGCAACCTGAACTACATGCAGGCCAAGGCATCCATAACGGGTCCGCTGAGCAAAAAACTGGCCGCCCGGGCTTCCTTCTCGGCCACCCAGCGCGATGGTACTATTTACAACATTACGACGCTGAAGCCAACCAATACGCTGAACAACCTTGGCTACCGGGGGCAACTGCTCTATACTCCATCGGACAACGTTTCGATTACCATAGCGGGCGACAACACCCGGCAGCGGCCCGATGGGTATGCTACCGTAGTTGCGGGCGTCGTAACCACGAAGCGGGCGGCTTACCGTCAGTTCAACAACATCATTGCCGACCTCGGCTATAAACTACCCAGCACCAACCCCTTCGACCGGGTAACGGATTCAGACACCCCCTGGCGGTCGAACAATGACTTTGGTGGTGTTTCGGTCAATATGGATGCGAAGATCGGGAACGGTAAACTGACATCGACTACGGCCTGGCGCTACTGGATCTGGGACCCCTCAAACGACCGGGACTTTACGGGCCTGCCGGTGCTGACCAAATCGCAGGGGAACTCGCGGCACAAGCAGTGGACGCAGGAAGTCCGGTATGCGGGTCAGTTCTCGTCCCGGCTGAGTGGAGTCGTGGGGGTGTTTCTGATCGATCAGAACTTACGGTCCGATCCGGTCCAGACGGAAGAGTCGGGTTCGGCGCAGTGGCGGTTCTCGCAAAGCTCGACCAGCGCTTTGTGGAAGACACCCGGTCTGCTGGATGGATTCGGTACCAAAACAACGTCGCGGCTCAAAACGCTGGGAGCGGCCGTATTTGGTCAGCTCGACTGGGCCATTACCGACAAGCTGCACGTGCTGCCGGGCATCCGGTTCAACTATGACAAGAAAGACGTAGACTACAAACGGGAGACGTACGGGGGTCTGCAAACTACCGATCCCGCCCTGATCGCGCTGAAGAACAGCGTCTATACCAACCAGGCTTTTGCCTTTGGTGTCGAAGAGAATAACTTTTCGGGGCAACTGACGCTGGCCTATAAAGCCAGCAAACAACTCAACGCTTACGTGACTTATGCCAACAGCTACAAGCCCGTGGGCGTGAACCTGGGGGGCCTGCCAACGGCCAACGGCGCAGTCCTGATCGATCTGGCTCGGGTGAAACCCGAGTACGTCACGAACGTAGAGGTTGGCGTGAAAACCCGACCAACGCCGGGTTCGACGTTTAACGTTACGGTCTATAATACCGACATCCGGGATTACCAGACGCAGGTGCAAACCGCCGAAGTGGGCGTAAACCGGGGGTATCTGGCCAATGCTGAGAAAGTGCGTGTTTCGGGCGTTGAGGTAGATGGTGGTCTGCGTGTCAGCAACAACTTCTCGCTGAACGGAGCCATTTCCTACACCGATGGGAAGTATGTGTCGTTCAAGAATGCGCCCGTACCGCTGGAAGAAACGGGTGGTGAGTCGGCTTTCAAGGATATTTCGGGTGGCCGTTTGCCCGGTATCTCCAAGTGGGCTGGTTCGCTGGGGGGCGAGGTATCAGGAGCCGGCAAGCTGTTGAGCCAGGGTGGCCGGTATTTCCTCGCAGTCGACGGCTATTACCGTTCGTCGTTTTCCTCGAGCGCATCGCCATCGGCCTTCCTCAATATCGATGGTTACGCCCTGGTGAATGCCCGTCTTGGTTTCCGGGCCTCGAATGGGGTTTCTATTCTGTTATGGTCCCGCAACCTGACCAACAAAAATTACTTTGAACAGCTTCTGCCGGCCGCCGGTAATGCCGGTCAGTATGCCGCCGTGCTGGGCGATCCGAGAACGTACGGCACAACGCTGCGGTACTCATTCTGA